From a region of the Asterias rubens unplaced genomic scaffold, eAstRub1.3, whole genome shotgun sequence genome:
- the LOC117305792 gene encoding uncharacterized protein LOC117305792, producing MKEAVMECLRCILALVCVGFGLVKHSQALIDNSFRSSSLESSSSSTTIRMTTSLSSTPLVLPDPRLSHWARAASDYLRSLDCTTVTFTSQSECQRLQSLDTRQMNVYLAGPRSRDTLVAVLPDGGLSRGKSHDAVLVIDPYPTAAFGHLVIVFSLDLDTDWEECRNRLGWYIGDGECIQIIEKRRCRNKLHRKTGRRRCEINFLPLVHLEGDDDTEQQLRCFSNVGSFGACPQYRSDTGNYTNRCELSHNTYRCELPVQHVIARCKIYEICDQAVLISGGWNRQTSQQHNVQNIRGVYSMLREHGFKRPNIKTFFADSGDILLEEDELSNRNSYPATQKDAIRNHISTLCRVTNCVETLVIYLNSPVMNDGTSLLWDTDSDGVASETETYTASEFLGDIEDCRAKRIYVIADQSFSGLLAETIITSEKHNNVVVFASGGATEYSWNDELTWQWVEANHTTQCVDGIFEDYVDTMTSLPIMAEGGFNAANSTIFGAPCNTLPFFTQHEIKLNFMGCQNLPMKWWLVKFKESRNSRS from the exons ATGAAGGAAGCAGTGATGGAGTGCTTACGATGTATCCTGGCGTTGGTCTGTGTTGGATTCGGACTTGTGAAGCATAGCCAAGCATTGATTGATAACTCATTCCGGTCCTCATCTTTGGAATCCTCATCCTCCTCAACGACAATACGGATGACAACATCATTATCCTCCACCCCACTGGTGCTCCCAGACCCCCGGTTGTCCCACTGGGCCCGGGCTGCAAGCGACTACCTCCGTAGTCTGGACTGCACCACGGTGACTTTCACCTCGCAGAGCGAGTGTCAACGACTCCAATCTCTCGACACCAGGCAGATGAACGTGTACCTAGCAGGACCTCGGAGCAGGGATACCCTGGTAGCGGTGCTACCGGACGGCGGACTGAGTAGGGGCAAGAGTCACGATGCTGTTCTGGTGATTGACCCGTATCCAACGGCCGCTTTTGGACATCTCGTCATCGTTTTCTCATTGGACTTGGATACAGACTGGGAAGAATGCCGCAATCGTCTGGGATGGTATATTG GTGATGGAGAGTGTATTCAGATTATTGAGAAGCGAAGATGTCGCAACAAACTCCACCGTAAGACGGGTCGTAGACGCTGTGAGATTAACTTTCTTCCACTCGTCCATCTGGAAGGAGATGAC gaCACTGAGCAGCAATTACGTTGTTTCTCCAATGTTGGATCTTTCGGAGCTTGCCCACAGTACCGGTCGGACACTGGGAACTATACCAACCGATGTGAGCTGTCTCATAACACTTACAGATGTGAACTACCAGTGCAACAT GTCATCGCAAGGTGTAAGATCTACGAGATATGCGATCAGGCTGTGTTGATATCCGGCGGCTGGAACAGGCAGACTAGTCAACAACATAACGTGCAGAACATCCGTGGGGTTTATTCCATGTTGAGAGAACATGGGTTCAAAAGGCCAAACATCAAGACATTCTTTGCAGATAGTGGCGATATCTTAC tggaAGAAGACGAACTTAGCAACCGGAACTCCTACCCAGCAACCCAGAAAGACGCCATCAGGAACCACATCAGCACTTTGTGTAGAGTCACTAATTGTGTGGAAACTTTGGTCATCTACCTAAATAGCCCAGTAATGAATGATGGAACCAGTCTACTGTGGGATACGGACAGTGATGGAGTG GCCTCAGAAACCGAAACCTACACAGCATCCGAATTCCTCGGAGACATCGAAGATTGCCGAGCAAAACGGATATACGTCATCGCTGACCAGAGCTTCTCTGGTTTATTGGCCGAGACTATCATTACGTCAGAGAAGCATAATAATGTTGTTGTGTTCGCCAGTGGTGGCGCTACAGAGTATTCTTGGAACGATGAGCTCACGTGGCAGTGGGTAGAAGCTAACCATACAACGCAATGTGTGGATGGAATATTTGAG GACTACGTTGACACGATGACGTCACTACCCATCATGGCGGAGGGCGGTTTCAATGCAGCTAACAGCACAATCTTCGGTGCGCCGTGCAACACGTTACCGTTCTTCACTCAACACGAGATTAAACTAAACTTCATGGGCTGTCAGAACCTTCCAATGAAATGGTGGCTGGTCAAGTTTAAGGAGTCCAGGAACTCAAGGTCGTAA